In Fusarium fujikuroi IMI 58289 draft genome, chromosome FFUJ_chr02, the genomic stretch GCCGCCAGCAGAAAACAGCCAACTGCAACCAAATCCAACAGGTCAAGAAAGAATGGGTTCACGTTCAGGACAAACCATGCGTGAACCACCGAGCGAACGCGAGTCTCTATGTCAATGGACCGACTGCCAAGTGGGAGGATATCGAATCCACTGCTTATCAGAGTGCGAAGAGTCTTGCTGAGAGAGGAGAGTTTCCCGACTTTGTTGAATAAGGGAGTCGATTGACTAGTTATCTGATATATGGTCGGCTGTTTATTGGGCCTTTGTGAAAGAAAGGTTGGCCATGTTTTTGCCATGATGATATGGGATTAGTATTAATGTTTATTATTATCATTAATCCAAAGACTTTTCACCCGCTCCTGAATATTTTCTATGGCATAATTTCATCGCAGCATGGAAAAATTCATCCCCTCGGAGTCTGTTTCTCTAATTTCTTCCGTATCTCCTCATTGATGCTTTGCATAGCCTTCACCAAAGGCATAACATCCCTATTCCCTCTACACAGTAAAGTCGATTGATCGCTCAGTCGTTCAAGTGCTTTAATATCAGCCATATAGGAGCGAGGATCTTCAGCTCGCAGTATTGTATTAGCCAGATAAGCAAACGCCACGAAGCATCTGTATGCGCCGAATAATGCTGTCATTGTTACCCCGTAAGGGTATATCACCAATAACCGATTGAGAGCTGCGATAAGACGCCGAGCTGCGTCTTCCACGATGGGAGAGTCTGGGATGTCCAAatctgttgttggtggtcgtGGAGAAGTTGAATTGAGGAGAGCCATCTTGCGAAACATGTAGATGATGGAAGTATAGCCTGTCAAGATGACATCGGCTACGACCCAGATGTCTTGTTCGTTATCTTGAGCACCTTCTAACCATTCCATCCGTTATGAGTCAGTATAAGCGCTTGATGTGGCGGTCCAGGGTCTTACTAGCTGCCACTCGGTGAAGATCTGTTGCATCTCGCGACAAAGGTCTTCCGTCTTGGCTACGATCTCAGGCTTGGTGGTGTTTTCTGGGTCATCAAGCATAGCAAAGAACCTGGCGATCACAAGACTGACTCTGGAACTGGCCAAGAATGCGATTGTCTGCATCCCTTGCGGCAAAGGGTCCGAATCAGGGTCCAGCCATGGTAGATTGACTTTCCATATGTCATTCGTGATCACTGGAGGGGTATTGAGGATGAGTCGGTAGAAGAGGTCAATTTGGATGACTTCCCAGAATCCTCTCCTCTCATTATCACATTTGGCCTCGCTAAAAAACGTGTTATTTTCATCCGAGTCTAGCTTGTGAAGGTTGAGGGTCTGGCAATATTCGCATGCTTGTTTAAACATCCTCCAAGCAAGGTCGTAATCGAAGAACTCAGCAGCCACGCGGCTCTAGATGACATGGTTAGATCAGATGATATAAGTGTTGGTAGAGACGTACTGTGAACAGAGCGGCGATGAGATCCGTCATGGTCCCTGATGCCTCTCGCTCCCAGCTAGGCACGGCACGCAAACATCCCAGGTAGCTCGAGTTCATGTACCCGAGACTTGAAGTCGAAGTAACGTTGCTCGCTTTTAGACTGCAGCCATGATACATTATGCTATAGTATATGACAAGAATGACCGGGTCGACATGGATGTGTGGTAGATTGATAATGTCAGGAATCAAGTCGATAATTCGCCTGTCCAATAAGCCTAGGAACATGCAAGCAGGCATGTGCTGAAAGTAGTCTAGTAATGTCAGCCAACATCAAAGGTTGCATCGCAGAAGACTTACTGGCAACCCAAGTCTTGGCCAAGTCTGTGGGAATGTCTATCGAACTGGTAATGGCGGTAGAGCCAAAcgacctcttcctcagctccTGAACTTGGTCGACTGCATCTTTCAGAACAGTCATAGCATCTATCTCACGGTCAGAATTATGAGGCGTTAAAGCACTGGACTCATGACCATTAGTGCTAAAAGCCACCGGCGAGGAGGACACCTCAGAGCCATCGCCAGAGGGTGTTGGTATCGATTGGCCGTTGGTGGATGAAGACCCAGCTACAGTCTGTGCCTCAAGGCGTTGCAGGCGATCAAGGATAGTAGAAAGAGCAGCATTGGAGCCGTCCACCGAGCTGAAAGAGTCAATGTCCAATCCTCAGTGCCAGAAACAAGGCTACTCACAGGGCTGGGTCGATCAATGGCCGCGCAGACCTCCTCTTGACCCGGACGGGATACACACATTCTAGATCATTTGGCTTGCAGCGACCACACTGTGGCATAACACGATTGCATCGGACTTTACGTTCCTTACATCTCTTGCACTGGAGTCATTATTAGATGCGGCTCGGAGTCATTTTCAGCTCGGCAGTTAAGAAAGGTAGCTTACAGAAAGACGATTGAGTTGTTCCGATCCGGTTACCCCGGAGGACGACATATcgaagagcctcaagatcaatTCACAGAAAAGTCCGAGATGAAGCTGGTATGATGAGTCCAAGATCAGACGATGGCGGAGATTCGGTCTTATCTACCCCCGCAGTCGGGTAAAGAACAAtacgaagaaaagaagtacGTAAAGCCACACTATCGACAAGAACAATACAAAGCCACAGGGGTGCAGTAAACTCAAAATGGACTGTGTTTGCCCAGGTTCTGGGTGAAGGACTGGACACAAGTGAACGCCACTTACCACTTTGAGTATATTTACGAGAAAGCTTGGCATGTCAGAGTCCGAAAGTCCGTGCCAAGTCTGGGGTTCTCACCTGGAGCTTCGGACTTTCAAAGTCCGAATTGCTTCAATGATCCACAGACTAGGGGAATGCCCAGACGGGCCAACATGGGGCTCTATGGGGTTGtataagttaattttctttgtctttgactcATATTTCATCGAATAAATACTCAATTGTTTGCTGAaatgttcttcttctcaacatcttcatgctcttcaagcttcaacaGTTCTTCAATCACAGGCTAAGCCATCTTTGGTCTTGAATCTTCAATTTGAGCCTCACTACCATTCATATAAACTGTCAGAATCACCAGCTGGAAGTATATCTTCAAAGACAATTCATAATGGCAACCAGCCCACAGCTCAGCTCTGGGGCTGGTACCCCCAAGCCATTCTACCACAACGACATCGGCTCAACATGCTCAACACACGTTTGCACAGAGAAGAACACTGAAGTTCCTATGAGCGAGGACGACGAGTATCAGCACAATGATGAAGTCGTGCAACTGGCCCGAGAACTCACCAGGCGATCAAGTGCTGCACCAGGGACTCTCTTCCCCCAAGCAAGTGGTCCATTGAACCCCAGCAGTTCAACCTTCAATGCGAAAAAATGGGCAAAGGCATTTTATGACCTACGGACTGATACGTCTGAAGGAAACCCACCAAGGACGACTGGTGTGGCTTTTCGAAATTTGAACGTATTCGGCTTTGGATCAGATACAGACTTCCAGAAGAGTGTGGGCAACATCTTTCTAGAGGCTGGTAccatggtcaagaagcttctgcATGATAAGCAAAGACGTGTCGATATCCTGCAGAACCTGGAGGGTGTTGTGCAAAGCGGAGAGATGTTGGCTGTGCTTGGTCCCCCAGGCTCGGGTTGTTCGACATTTCTCAAGACTATCGCCGGCGACACACACGGATTCCACATTGACGACACCTCTGAGATTAACTACTCCGGCATCCGACCAGAAGAAATGCGCTCTGCCTTTCGCGGCGAGGCCATCTACACAGCTGAAGTTGACCATCATTTTGCGCATCTCACAGTAGGCGACACACTCTACTTCGCCGCGCGAGCTCGCTGTCCGAAGAATATCCCAGACGGTATTTCACGACGAGAATATGCAGAGCATCTACGAGATGTCACGATGGCCATGTTTGGTATTTCTCATACCAAGAATACTCGCGTGGGAGACGACTTCGTGAGGGGTGTTAGCGGAGGCGAGAGGAAACGAGTGACGATTGCAGAGGCAGCATTGAGCTATTCGCCGCTTCAATGTTGGGATAATAGCACGAGAGGTCTTGATAGTGCTAACGCGCTTGAGTTTTGTCGGACGTTGAGAACGCAGGCTGATGTTATGGGGTGTACTTCTGCCGTGGCCATTTACCAAGCGTCTCAGGATGCTTACGACGTGAGTCTCGAGTAAGTAGTCATGGAATTTCACTGACGGGTGTAGGTATTCGACAAAGTACTCGTGTTATACCAAGGAAGACAAATATTCTTTGGTAAGACGAAAGAAGCAAAGGCCTACTTCGAAGGCCTAGGCTTTGTCTGTCCTGAGCAGCAAACCACGGCCGATTTCTTAACCTCCATGACTAGCCACCAGGAACGAATCATCCGCGAAGGATACGAAGGCAAGGCCCCCAGATCACCGGATGAGTTCGCACAAGCTTGGAAAGACAGTGCCCATAGGCAGCATCTTCTCACTGAGATGGATGAGTACATCGAGCGACATCCCTTCGGAGGCGAACACTACGAAAAGTTCGTCGACTCAAGGAAGAGAGACCAGTCAAAGTCACAACGTATTAAATCACCGTTTACGTTATCGTACATGGAGCAGATGAGACTTACACTCGGTCGAAGCTGGGTGATGCTCAAAGCCGATCCCAGCGTAACGGTGACTCTTCTACTCTGCAATCTCGTCGAATCTCTTGTCATCGGAAGTATCTTCTACAACTTACCCGAAGACACGGGCGCATTTCTCAAGCGCGGACtactcatcttcttcattctgTTGATGAACGCTTACAACAACATCTTGGAGATCATGACCCTCTACGCCAAACGAAACATCGTCGAGAAACACGCGCGCTATGCTCTGTATCACCCCAGCGCCGAGGCTCTTTCATCCATGGTCGTGGATTTACCGTacaagatcttcaacaccatcatgatGAATACCACGATGTACTGGATGGGCAACCTTCGTCAGGATGCCGGGcactttttcttcttcctcttggtgTCATTCGTGACGACGTTGAGTTTCTCAATGCTCTTTCGTCTCATTGCATCTCTTACCAAGACTATCGCTGCGGCTTTGGCTCGAGCATCGATTCTGTTACTCGTTATCGCTCTCTATACCGGCTACGCAATCCCTCCTCAGTACATGCCCGTTTGGCTTGGATGGATCCGCTGGATCAACCCGACATTCTACGGTCTCGAAAGTCTCTTCATTAACGAATTTGGCGGTAGGAACTATCCTTGTTCCAACTTTGTGCCCAGCGGACCTGAATATAGCGACATCTCACCGTTTTCGCAAGCTTGTGCGATTCAAGGTTCTGTACCAGGAGAGAACTTTGTTCGAGGATCTGCATACCTTGCTTCGGCGTACGGCTACGCTGACTCTCACAAGTGGCGCGACTTTGCTGTTGTCATCGCCTTCACGATTTTGTTCATGGGACTGCACCTGATTGCTACAGAGACAATTGCTTCTGAGCGTTCCAAGGGCGAAGTTCTCGTGTTTACTCGcaaggagatgaagaagcacGCCAGAAAGgcccttgatgatgaggagacaGGCAAAGTCAGCGGTACGCAGCTCGGAAGTGGTAACGGGAATGACGAGGTCACAGACGTTGAGGAGCAGACTTCTGTTTTCCACTGGAGGAATGTCTGCTATGATGTCAAGATTAAGGGAGAATCTCGAAGAATTTTGGATCATGTGGACGGTTGGGTAAAGCCAGGTACTTTGACTGCTCTGATGGTAAGTGATGAACCGCATCAAAGTGAATCGGTACTAATCTGGTTATAGGGTGCGTCCGGCGCTGGCAAGACTACGCTACTAGACGTGCTCGCAAGCCGAGTCACAATGGGTGTTGTAACAGGCCAAATGCTCGTGGACGGAAAACTACGAGACGAATCCTTCCAACGCAAAACCGGTTACGTTCAGCAGCAAGAACTTCACGTCCACACCCAAACAGTCCGCGAGGCCCTTAACTTCAGCGCCCTTCTTCGTCAACCAGCCCGATACACACGACAAGAGAAGTTAGATTATGTGGACACTGTGATCAGTCTTCTTGATATGCAGGAATACTCCGATGCTATCATCGGCGTGCCAGGCGAAGGACTCAACGTGGAGCAACGAAAACGGTTGACAATTGGTGTTGAGTTAGCTGCTCGGCCTCAATTGCTTTTGTTCCTGGATGAACCGACTTCTGGACTTGATAGCCAAACGTCTTGGTCTATCTGCAACTTGATGCAGAAACTTACCAACAATGGTCAGGCTAT encodes the following:
- a CDS encoding probable ABC1 transport protein, giving the protein MATSPQLSSGAGTPKPFYHNDIGSTCSTHVCTEKNTEVPMSEDDEYQHNDEVVQLARELTRRSSAAPGTLFPQASGPLNPSSSTFNAKKWAKAFYDLRTDTSEGNPPRTTGVAFRNLNVFGFGSDTDFQKSVGNIFLEAGTMVKKLLHDKQRRVDILQNLEGVVQSGEMLAVLGPPGSGCSTFLKTIAGDTHGFHIDDTSEINYSGIRPEEMRSAFRGEAIYTAEVDHHFAHLTVGDTLYFAARARCPKNIPDGISRREYAEHLRDVTMAMFGISHTKNTRVGDDFVRGVSGGERKRVTIAEAALSYSPLQCWDNSTRGLDSANALEFCRTLRTQADVMGCTSAVAIYQASQDAYDVFDKVLVLYQGRQIFFGKTKEAKAYFEGLGFVCPEQQTTADFLTSMTSHQERIIREGYEGKAPRSPDEFAQAWKDSAHRQHLLTEMDEYIERHPFGGEHYEKFVDSRKRDQSKSQRIKSPFTLSYMEQMRLTLGRSWVMLKADPSVTVTLLLCNLVESLVIGSIFYNLPEDTGAFLKRGLLIFFILLMNAYNNILEIMTLYAKRNIVEKHARYALYHPSAEALSSMVVDLPYKIFNTIMMNTTMYWMGNLRQDAGHFFFFLLVSFVTTLSFSMLFRLIASLTKTIAAALARASILLLVIALYTGYAIPPQYMPVWLGWIRWINPTFYGLESLFINEFGGRNYPCSNFVPSGPEYSDISPFSQACAIQGSVPGENFVRGSAYLASAYGYADSHKWRDFAVVIAFTILFMGLHLIATETIASERSKGEVLVFTRKEMKKHARKALDDEETGKVSGTQLGSGNGNDEVTDVEEQTSVFHWRNVCYDVKIKGESRRILDHVDGWVKPGTLTALMGASGAGKTTLLDVLASRVTMGVVTGQMLVDGKLRDESFQRKTGYVQQQELHVHTQTVREALNFSALLRQPARYTRQEKLDYVDTVISLLDMQEYSDAIIGVPGEGLNVEQRKRLTIGVELAARPQLLLFLDEPTSGLDSQTSWSICNLMQKLTNNGQAILCTIHQPSAMLFQRFDRLLLLSRGKTIYFGDIGRNSRVLVDYFVRNGAPKCPVGVNPAEYMLEVIGAAPGAHTEIDWPQVWSQSREHENVQQELGRLAAKGNAHVGSGTHDGTEYNEFAATPYMQYTQVTKRLFQQYWRSPGYIYSKVILSAGASLFIGLSFLNGQNTERGLQNQMFGVLIFLTIFTQVVQQMLPDYVAQRTMYEARERPSKTYSWKAFMVSTILVEAVWNSLMAVLSFVCWYFPTGLYRNGYATDTTDARNATVFLFVWMFFMFTSTFAHMIIAGFETAEVAGGLVTLIMIMMFSFCGILASPEELPGFWIFMYRASPFTYVVEGLMGTSMANADAGCENNELITFTAPNGTTCGEYMKSYLSKVGGYIVNTAATECQYCTISDTNTFLESKSMSYGNRWRDFGLLWVYCVFNIAAAFGIYWVVRVPKNKKAKKD